In the Acidobacteriota bacterium genome, one interval contains:
- a CDS encoding phosphotransferase, whose protein sequence is MPGRVAPGAVTPPRPEPPSASWLRFHDLLPESFEPLGGDVSPRTYARARRADGTVVIVASYPEHQRDVFHRFLATTELFENAELRVPKIFASDEEELRMVLEDVGAQTLYELSPRPWAERLPHYLHAADLARRIGELPAAEVHDLNPVLDGAALRRELDQTRDRFWRPQGLLSKPLETRFEAFLDTLCEHIDQEPRCPNHRDYMVRNLVPIPSEGPNQLAILDHQDLRLAPASYDLASLLNDSHFPPSEIEAAILARVLPKDADLLSYRRCAVQRTLKAIGTFAAFAHRGFPKHLPLIPPTLGRCLEQMEQLPEGEGLVGELRGAVVGVDTDR, encoded by the coding sequence GTGCCCGGAAGGGTCGCTCCCGGAGCTGTGACCCCACCAAGGCCCGAGCCTCCGTCGGCGTCCTGGCTCCGCTTTCACGACCTCTTGCCCGAGAGCTTCGAACCCCTCGGCGGCGACGTCTCTCCCCGTACCTACGCCCGCGCCCGCCGCGCTGACGGTACGGTGGTGATCGTCGCTTCCTATCCGGAGCATCAACGGGACGTCTTCCACCGCTTCCTCGCGACTACCGAGCTCTTCGAGAATGCCGAGCTTCGCGTTCCGAAGATCTTTGCCTCGGATGAGGAAGAGCTGCGCATGGTGCTGGAAGACGTCGGTGCCCAGACCCTCTACGAGCTCTCCCCGCGCCCCTGGGCAGAACGCCTCCCCCACTACCTCCACGCCGCCGACCTCGCGAGACGCATCGGCGAGCTTCCGGCAGCAGAGGTCCACGACCTCAATCCCGTCCTTGACGGCGCTGCCCTCCGCCGCGAGCTCGACCAAACCCGCGACCGCTTCTGGCGCCCCCAAGGCCTCCTCTCCAAACCTCTCGAGACCCGCTTCGAAGCCTTCCTCGACACCCTCTGCGAGCACATCGACCAAGAACCCCGCTGCCCGAACCACCGGGACTACATGGTCCGCAACCTCGTCCCCATCCCCTCCGAAGGACCTAACCAGCTGGCCATCCTGGACCACCAAGACCTCCGCCTGGCCCCCGCTTCCTACGACCTCGCCTCCCTGCTCAACGACAGCCACTTCCCCCCATCGGAGATCGAGGCCGCCATCCTCGCCCGCGTACTCCCGAAGGACGCCGACCTCCTCTCCTACCGCCGCTGCGCCGTCCAGCGAACCCTCAAAGCCATCGGCACCTTCGCCGCCTTCGCTCATCGCGGCTTCCCCAAACACCTCCCCCTCATCCCTCCGACGCTGGGCCGGTGCTTGGAGCAGATGGAGCAGTTGCCGGAAGGGGAGGGGTTGGTTGGGGAGCTGCGGGGGGCGGTGGTTGGAGTGGATACAGACCGGTGA